A genomic segment from Thermostichus lividus PCC 6715 encodes:
- a CDS encoding lipopolysaccharide assembly protein LapA domain-containing protein codes for MRRLLLFLLFMVTTGAIAVFSVQNATAVSLRFLAWQSIQLPLGVLLVLVAVLALWIPYIASAGR; via the coding sequence ATGCGCCGTCTGCTGCTTTTTTTGCTGTTTATGGTGACGACTGGGGCGATCGCCGTGTTTTCGGTGCAAAATGCAACCGCCGTATCCCTACGGTTTTTAGCGTGGCAATCCATTCAGTTGCCCCTAGGGGTTTTATTAGTTCTAGTGGCGGTTTTGGCACTGTGGATTCCCTACATCGCTAGTGCCGGCCGGTAA